A window of the Natronomonas salina genome harbors these coding sequences:
- a CDS encoding ribonuclease J, whose amino-acid sequence MEIEIATIGGYEEVGRQMTAVRAGEDIVIFDMGLNLSKVLIHDDVRTERMHSLDLIDMGAIPDDRVMSDLKGDVQAIVPTHGHLDHIGAISKLAHRYDAPIVASPFTIELVREEINDENKFDVQNDLVKMDPGGTMPIGDDCELEFVNVTHSIIDAINPVLHTPEGAVVYGLDKRMDHTPVLGDPIDMERFREIGNEGVLCYIEDCTNANKKGRTPSESVAREHLKDVMYSLEDYDGGIVATTFSSHIARVSSLVEFAKDIGRKPVLLGRSMEQYSGTAERMGAVDYPDDLGMYGHRNSVDKTFERIMNEGKEKYLPVVTGHQGEPRAMLTRMGRGETPYELDEGDKVIFSARVIPEPTNEGQRYQAETLLRMQGARIYDDIHVSGHLCQEGHYEMLQALQPENIIPAHQNMKGFSGYVDLAKNQGYNVGDDIHITSNGNTIQLVE is encoded by the coding sequence ATGGAAATCGAAATCGCAACAATCGGCGGCTACGAGGAGGTCGGCCGGCAGATGACTGCCGTCCGGGCGGGCGAAGACATCGTCATCTTCGACATGGGGCTGAACCTGTCGAAGGTCCTCATCCACGACGACGTACGCACGGAACGGATGCACAGCCTGGACCTCATCGACATGGGCGCGATCCCCGACGACCGCGTCATGTCGGACCTCAAGGGCGACGTGCAGGCGATCGTGCCGACGCACGGCCACCTCGACCACATCGGCGCCATCTCGAAGCTCGCCCACCGCTACGACGCCCCCATCGTCGCCTCGCCGTTCACCATCGAACTCGTCCGCGAGGAGATCAACGACGAGAACAAGTTCGACGTCCAGAACGACCTGGTGAAGATGGACCCCGGCGGCACGATGCCGATCGGCGACGACTGCGAACTGGAGTTCGTCAACGTCACCCACTCCATCATCGACGCCATCAACCCCGTCCTCCACACCCCGGAGGGCGCCGTTGTGTACGGCCTCGACAAGCGGATGGACCACACGCCCGTCCTGGGCGACCCCATCGACATGGAGCGCTTCCGCGAGATCGGCAACGAGGGCGTCCTCTGTTACATCGAGGACTGCACGAACGCCAACAAGAAGGGCCGGACGCCCTCCGAGTCCGTCGCAAGGGAGCACCTCAAGGACGTGATGTACTCCCTGGAGGACTACGACGGCGGCATCGTAGCCACCACCTTCTCCAGTCACATCGCTCGGGTCTCCTCGCTCGTCGAATTCGCGAAGGACATCGGCCGGAAGCCGGTGCTGCTCGGGCGCTCGATGGAGCAGTACAGCGGCACCGCCGAGCGGATGGGCGCCGTCGACTACCCCGACGACCTCGGGATGTACGGCCACCGCAACTCCGTCGACAAGACCTTCGAGCGCATCATGAACGAGGGCAAAGAGAAGTACCTGCCCGTCGTCACGGGCCACCAGGGCGAGCCGCGCGCGATGCTCACCCGGATGGGACGCGGCGAGACGCCGTACGAACTGGACGAGGGCGACAAGGTCATCTTCAGTGCGCGGGTCATCCCGGAGCCGACCAACGAGGGCCAGCGCTACCAGGCCGAGACCCTCCTCCGCATGCAGGGCGCCCGCATCTACGACGACATCCACGTCTCCGGCCACCTCTGTCAGGAGGGCCACTACGAGATGCTGCAGGCCCTCCAGCCCGAGAACATCATCCCGGCCCACCAGAACATGAAGGGCTTCTCGGGGTACGTCGACCTCGCGAAGAACCAGGGGTACAACGTCGGCGACGACATCCACATCACCTCGAACGGCAACACGATCCAGCTCGTCGAATAA
- a CDS encoding DUF7576 family protein, whose protein sequence is MSDDPDEGERPSASESDAADSGATDGADASETYCEQCGDPIETNEWYPVTSDRDEDGSLQLYPFCTEDCQSTWLDERSG, encoded by the coding sequence ATGAGTGACGACCCCGACGAGGGGGAGCGCCCCTCGGCGAGCGAGAGCGACGCCGCCGACTCCGGGGCGACCGACGGGGCCGACGCGTCAGAGACGTACTGCGAGCAGTGCGGGGACCCCATCGAGACCAACGAGTGGTATCCCGTCACGTCCGACCGGGACGAGGACGGCTCGCTCCAGCTCTACCCCTTCTGTACCGAGGACTGCCAGTCGACCTGGCTCGACGAGCGGTCCGGGTAG
- a CDS encoding HalOD1 output domain-containing protein has translation MDTMTRALGDAAQPTSSDESVSETVVTAVADAKGVDPLDLDPLYDSIDPDALDSLFGHAGAGSSIAKLSFEMADCEVLVRGSGEVVVTPTTGAGDRVERVASHE, from the coding sequence ATGGACACGATGACGCGAGCACTCGGCGACGCTGCACAACCAACCTCCAGCGACGAATCCGTCAGCGAGACGGTCGTCACCGCGGTCGCGGACGCGAAGGGCGTCGACCCCCTCGACCTCGATCCGCTGTACGACAGCATCGACCCCGACGCGCTGGACAGTCTCTTCGGCCACGCCGGTGCCGGGTCGTCGATCGCGAAGCTCAGTTTCGAGATGGCCGACTGCGAGGTCCTCGTCCGCGGCAGCGGCGAGGTCGTCGTCACGCCGACGACGGGAGCCGGCGACCGCGTGGAACGGGTCGCCTCCCACGAGTGA
- a CDS encoding CehA/McbA family metallohydrolase encodes MARESALSRRSVLRRGAAGLAAAFAIGSASADTHDASRAAPYDDTAESLRIGDLHSHTAYSDGAPDTRPADSYATGRDGGLDFKAVTDHSEWLAAPVHGDTNCLDPTTDRRLTDCVISPTDDPDGLRKWAATKEQAAAATTDDYLALPGFEWSSPYQGHVVVHGTDNYATAIETGGATMHGFWEWFTHDPALGGGADGIAFFAHPGREPETFEDFRYVPETADRVVGCEVFNRDDDYFETGLARALDAGWRVGAVGSTDNHAAELYRPDRPKTVLVTPAGDAWSRETLRRTLEARRFYATYNETLQLRLQADGAEMGESVTAPAGDTIQVDVDAVDPVSDAAIEAIVLYSNGATEVARTTLDSPTSSTSLTYEATVPPEGTRWYVAKVVGPDGREGPTRGSAYSSPIWLDGR; translated from the coding sequence ATGGCCAGAGAGTCCGCCCTCTCGCGTCGCAGCGTCCTCCGTCGAGGCGCCGCTGGCCTCGCGGCAGCGTTCGCCATCGGCTCGGCGAGTGCAGACACGCACGACGCATCACGAGCAGCCCCGTACGACGACACAGCCGAGAGCCTCCGAATCGGCGACCTCCACTCCCACACCGCCTACTCGGATGGCGCACCCGACACCCGTCCGGCCGACTCGTACGCCACTGGCCGGGATGGTGGCCTCGACTTCAAGGCCGTCACGGACCACTCCGAGTGGCTGGCCGCGCCGGTCCACGGTGACACGAACTGTCTGGACCCTACCACCGACCGACGTCTGACCGACTGCGTCATCTCGCCGACCGACGACCCCGACGGCCTCCGGAAGTGGGCGGCGACCAAAGAACAGGCAGCCGCAGCCACGACGGACGACTACCTCGCTTTGCCCGGCTTCGAGTGGTCCTCGCCGTACCAGGGCCACGTCGTCGTCCACGGGACCGACAACTACGCGACAGCCATCGAGACCGGCGGCGCGACGATGCACGGCTTCTGGGAGTGGTTCACCCACGACCCCGCCCTCGGGGGCGGCGCCGACGGCATCGCCTTCTTTGCCCATCCCGGTCGCGAACCCGAGACCTTCGAGGACTTCCGATACGTCCCCGAGACGGCCGACCGCGTCGTCGGCTGCGAGGTGTTCAACCGCGACGACGACTACTTCGAGACGGGACTGGCACGCGCCCTGGACGCCGGCTGGCGGGTCGGCGCCGTCGGCAGCACCGACAACCACGCTGCGGAACTCTACCGCCCAGACCGACCGAAGACGGTCCTCGTGACGCCCGCAGGTGACGCGTGGTCGCGCGAGACCCTCAGACGGACCCTCGAGGCGCGGCGCTTCTACGCTACATACAACGAGACGCTGCAGCTCCGTCTCCAGGCCGACGGCGCGGAGATGGGCGAGTCGGTCACCGCCCCGGCCGGCGATACCATCCAGGTCGATGTGGACGCCGTCGATCCCGTGAGTGACGCGGCCATCGAGGCGATCGTCCTCTACTCCAACGGAGCCACCGAGGTCGCTCGGACGACGCTCGACAGCCCGACCAGTTCGACGTCGCTCACATACGAGGCGACCGTCCCTCCGGAGGGAACGCGCTGGTACGTCGCGAAGGTCGTCGGGCCGGACGGTCGCGAGGGACCCACACGCGGGAGCGCGTACAGTTCACCGATCTGGCTCGACGGAAGGTAA
- a CDS encoding DUF7344 domain-containing protein → MHIQVYPRSSAIDEPSTDIALDVLADEYRRLAVEALFGRDGPIQIADLAAAVAEGIHDGTPEDSEREIATALHHVHLPKLADADLLDYDAESTTVTSVRTAPLRKYFDVEN, encoded by the coding sequence ATGCACATCCAAGTTTATCCCCGATCCTCCGCCATCGACGAACCGTCAACAGATATCGCACTCGACGTGCTGGCCGACGAGTACCGTCGGCTGGCCGTCGAGGCGCTGTTCGGTCGGGACGGGCCGATACAGATCGCCGACCTCGCGGCAGCCGTCGCCGAGGGCATCCACGATGGAACGCCGGAGGATTCGGAGCGGGAGATCGCGACGGCGCTCCATCACGTCCACCTGCCGAAACTGGCCGACGCCGACCTCCTGGACTACGACGCCGAGTCGACGACCGTGACGTCGGTACGGACCGCCCCGCTTCGGAAGTACTTCGACGTCGAGAACTGA
- a CDS encoding TrmB family transcriptional regulator, whose translation MAEPQEAVDALMQFGLTEYEARCFVALTQLPHGTAKEIGQVADIPRSRVYETMDRLYDKGLVALHNAEPKEYQAISIDRALDKLRAEYDSYFETAEEALRDLEPTYKKAEQGVWAINTHDQVTSRVVDLLEDADGEIVLVVLDEDLLDETTLDALQAADERGVSLYVGTDSETVHDPLGDVGLADAVFTTDLVEWFTAMEGSPRIGRLLMVDRGPILASALHEEELPGVPNETAAWTDGVDHGFATFAERVLTYELQREVDVELQ comes from the coding sequence ATGGCAGAGCCGCAGGAGGCCGTCGACGCGTTGATGCAGTTCGGGTTGACCGAGTACGAGGCGCGCTGTTTCGTCGCGTTGACGCAGCTACCCCACGGGACGGCCAAGGAGATCGGGCAGGTCGCCGACATCCCCCGCTCCCGCGTCTACGAGACGATGGACCGCCTCTACGATAAGGGCCTCGTCGCGCTCCACAACGCCGAGCCCAAAGAGTACCAGGCCATCTCCATCGACAGGGCGCTCGATAAGCTCCGCGCAGAGTACGATTCGTACTTCGAGACGGCCGAGGAGGCCCTCCGCGATCTCGAGCCCACCTACAAGAAGGCCGAGCAGGGCGTCTGGGCGATCAACACCCACGACCAGGTCACCAGTCGAGTCGTCGACCTCCTCGAGGACGCCGACGGGGAGATCGTCCTGGTCGTCCTCGATGAAGATCTCCTGGACGAGACCACCCTCGACGCCCTCCAGGCGGCCGACGAGCGCGGCGTCAGTCTCTACGTGGGCACCGACTCCGAGACGGTTCACGACCCGCTGGGGGACGTCGGCCTCGCGGACGCGGTCTTCACGACGGACCTCGTGGAGTGGTTCACGGCGATGGAGGGGTCGCCGCGGATCGGCCGCCTCCTCATGGTCGACCGGGGCCCCATCCTGGCGAGCGCACTCCACGAGGAGGAGCTTCCGGGCGTCCCCAACGAGACGGCCGCGTGGACCGACGGCGTCGACCACGGGTTCGCGACCTTCGCCGAACGCGTGCTGACCTACGAACTCCAGCGCGAGGTCGACGTCGAACTGCAGTAA